TCGACGAACCCTTCACCGCGCTGGACCCGGGCTTGCGCCGTGCGATGCAAGATTTGGTGATCGAAGCCGCCAGCCGCCACGGCTTTGGCGCGCTGTTCGTGACCCACGACGTGCAAGAAGCGGTGCGCATCGCCCACCGCGTTTTGGTGCTCGACGCCGGTGGCCGTGGCTTGGCCGGCGAGCGTGTCGTGCCCGGCGTTCCCGGCGCACGCGATGCGCGCACAGTGTTCGAGACCGCCCACGGCTGGCTGGCCCACGATGCGTTGTTTCAAGCCGTCGAGGGCAGCGACGAAAGGACGGCCGGATGGAGTTGAAACCGCGCCTGCAACGCATGGGCGCGGGCCTGACGTTCGAGGCCTTGCGCCTGTTCTTCCCGCTGGCGGCGTTGCATGCCGCGCTCTGGCCGCTGCTGTGGGTGCTGCTGCTGGGCTACACCTTACCCAGCGCTGCCGGCATGCCAGCGGCGCTGTGGCACGGCAAAGAGATGATCTACGGCGCCTTTGGCGCGGCGCTGATCGGCTTCGTGCTCTCGGCCATGCCAGAGTGGACCGGCACCGCCCGCCTGAGCGGGCGCGCGCTCTGGGCGCTGGCCAGCGCTTGGTTGCTGGCGCGCCTGATTGGGCTGTGGGGCGCCGAAGCGCTGCTGCCGCTGGCTGCGGCCCTAGACGCCTTGCTCTACGGTGGCTTGGCGGCCTATGCGAGTTGGCTGGCGTGGAGGCGACCGGTGGCGCGGCTGTGGGCCTTTGCCGGCTGGCTGTGGGCCTTTGCTGCGGTGGCGCTGGGGCTGCGTTTCGCGTTCTGGCACGACGACGTCGCGCTGGCCTCGGCGGCGCTGCACGCAGCGGTGCTGGTCTTTCTGGCACTGATGGCGCTGTCGCTGGCGCGCATCTTGCCAGCGGTGCTGAACCTAGTGCTGGACCCGACGCAGGCCAGCACGCCGTTTCGGCCGCACCCGGGCCGACGCAACCTCGCGGCCGGCTTGGTCGCGGTGGCGCTGGCGGCGCATTTGCTCGGCCTGTCGAACGCGGTGCAGGCCTTCTTGCTGCTGGGCGCTGGCGCGGCCTTCCTCGACCGGATTGGCGACACCTTCATCGGCTGGCGCTTTTTCAGGCCCGAGGTGCTGGTGCTGGCCGGCGCGGCCGCACTCGCTGGCATCGGCCTGATTCTGATGGGGCTGGGGCGCCTAGGCAGCGGCGCGGCGGCACTGGCCGGGCTGCACGTCACCGTCATGGGCGGCTTGGGCTTGGCGGTCATCGGTGTGCTGGCGGTGGCCGGGCGGCTGCACACCGGGCAGTCGGTGCAGCTGCCGCCCAGCGCCGTCGCCGCCGCCCTGCTGCTGGTGGCGGCGACGGCGCTGCGTGCGGCTCCGGCGCTGGGCATGGACGCGACCTGGGCCTACGCCGCCGCCTCGGTGCTGTGGGCAGCGAGCTTTCTGCTCTGGCTCACGGGCTACCTGCCCGCCATGGCCGATCCGGCCCGGCGCGCGCACGACAAATGCGGCTAGGGCGGGCGGCACCGGCGCCGCAGCCACGCGCCGCAGCCACTGCCCAGCGCAGTAAAATTCGCGCCACCCTCAACCCACTGCCCCTACCACCATGTCCCTTTTTGCCGCCGTCGAAATGGCCCCGCGCGACCCGATTCTGGGTCTGAACGAGCAGTTTGCCGCCGACCCCAATCCGCACAAGGTCAACCTCGGCGTGGGCGTCTATTACGACGACAACGGCAAACTGCCGCTGCTGCAGTGCGTGCAGCAGGCCGAGCGCGCCATGCTCGAACACCCGGCCGCGCGCGGCTACCTGCCCATCGACGGCATCGCCGCCTACGACAACGCGGTCAAGGCGCTGGTCTTTGGCGCCGACAGCGAGCCCGTGCGCAGCGGCCGCATCGCCACCGTGCAGGCCATCGGTGGCACCGGTGGGCTCAAAATTGGCGCCGACTTTCTGCGCAAGCTCAAGCCCGGGGCCCAAGTGCTGATCAGCGACCCGAGCTGGGAGAACCACCGCGCCCTCTTTACCAGCGCCGGCTTCGACGTCGGCAGCTACGCCTACTACGACGCCAAGCGCCTGGGCATCGACTTCGAGGGTATGCTCGCCAGCCTGCAAGCCGCCAGCCCCGGCAGCATCGTGCTGTTGCACGCCTGCTGCCACAACCCCACCGGCTACGACCTCAGCCCCGAGCAGTGGGACCGCGTGGTGGCGGTGCTGCAGGCGCGCGGCCACACGCCCTTCCTCGACATGGCCTACCAGGGTTTTGGCCACGGCATCGCCGAAGACGGCGCCGTGATCCAGAAGTTCATCCAATCCGGGCTCGACTGCTTCGTCGCCACCAGCTTTTCCAAGAGCTTCAGCCTCTATGGCGAGCGCGTGGGCGCGCTGTCGGTGCTGTGCCAAAGCAAGGACGAAGCGGCGCGCGTGCTGTCGCAGCTCAAACTCGTGATCCGCACCAACTACTCCAACCCGCCCACCCACGGCGGCGCGATCGTGGCCGTGGTGCTCAACGACCCGACCCTGCGCGCCCTGTGGGAGCGCGAACTGGCCGAGATGCGCCTGCGCATCCAGTCGATGCGCGCGCGCCTGGTGGCTGGCCTCAAAGCCGCCGGCGTGCAGCGCGACATGGGCTTCATCACGCAGCAGATCGGCATGTTCAGCTACTCGGGCCTGAGCAAAGAGCAGATGGTGCGTCTGCGCAGCGAGTTCGGCGTCTATGGCACCGACACCGGCCGCATGTGCGTGGCCGCGCTCAACAGCAAAAACATCGATTACGTCTGCCGCTCGATTGCCGCGGTGCTCTAATGGCTGGCGCATGCAAGCGCCCCTCGAACCTGCCCTCTGTGGTTGCTTGTGCCGCTTTCGTCGCTCGCCCACCCGTGTTGTCGCTGAAAGGTCAGGACAAAATCAGCGCGGCCTGATATATTGTTGCTGCACTGCACTATTTTTACGAGGTGAGCCGATGCTGTACCAGATTTATGAAAACCAGCGCTCGCTGATCGAGCCCTTTTCCGACTTTGCGCAAATGACCGCCAAGTTGTTTGCCAACCCGCTCTCGCCGCTGGGCCAGGTGCCGATGGCGCAACGCATCGCCGCCGCCTACGACCTCGTGCACCGCTTGGGCAAGGACTACGAAAAGCCTGAGTTCGGCATCCGCCACGTGGACATCGAGGGCCAGCACGTGGCGATCGACGAGCGCATCGAGATCGACAAGCCCTTTTGCGAGCTGCGCCGCTTCAAGCGCTTTTCTGACCACCCGGCCACGCTGACCCGGCTCAAAACCCAGCCCGTGGTGCTGATCGTGGCACCGCTGTCGGGCCACTACGCCACGCTGCTGCGCGACACCGTGCGCACCATGCTGCGCGAGCACAAGGTCTATATCACCGACTGGAAAAACGCGCGCATGGTGCCGCTGTCCGAAGGCGATTTTCACCTCGACGACTACGTCAACTATGTGCAGGAGTTCATTCGCCATCTGCAGCAAAAATACGGCAACTGCCACGTCATCAGCGTTTGCCAGCCGACCGTGCCGGTGCTCGCGGGGGTCTCGCTCATGGCCAGCCGGGGCGAACTCGCGCCGCTGTCCATGACCATGATGGGCGGCCCGATCGACGCGCGCAAATCACCCACTTCGGTCAACAACCTGGCAGCGCAGCGCAGCTTCGAGTGGTTCGAGAACAACGTCATCTACCGCGTGCCGGCGAGCTTTCCCGGCGCTGGGCGGCGCGTCTATCCGGGTTTTTTGCAGCACAGCGGCTTTATCGCCATGAACCCGGACCGCCACGCCAGCAGCCACTACGACTACTTCCGCGACCTGATCAAGGGCGACAACGAGAGCGCCGAAGCGCACCGCCAGTTCTACGACGAGTACAACGCCGTGCTCGACATGGACGCGCACTACTACCTCGAAACCATCAACACCGTGTTCCAAGAGTTCAAACTCGTCAACGGCACTTGGGATGTGCGCAACGAACAGGGCGCGCTCGAGCGCGTGCGCCCGCAAGACATCAAGCACACCGGCTTGCTGACCATTGAGGGCGAGCTCGACGACATCTCGGGCTGTGGCCAGACGCACGCTGCGCACGGGCTGTGCACCGGCATCGAAGACCCGAAGCAGCGCCACTTCGAAGTGCCGGGTGCCGGGCACTACGGAATTTTCAGCGGCCGGCGCTGGCGCGAGCAGGTCTATCCGGTGGTCAAGGCCTTTATTGTCGAGCACGAACCGAAGTCGGCCGCGGGCATCGAGGCGGCGCGCTTGGGCGCGGCAGAACTCGACGACGGCGATTCGGATGAGACTGCTGCTGCCGCAGCCCCAACCGCGCCGTCCAGCCCGACACGCGGGCGCACAGCACGCAAACCCGCTGCCGGTGACTGATAGCCTGGTCGAACACCTAGACGCGCTGCTGCCGCAGACGCAGTGCCGGCGCTGCGGCTACCCAGACTGCCGCAGCTACGCCCAGGCCTTGGCCGCCGGCACTGCCGAAATCAACCAGTGCCCACCGGGGGGCGAGGAAGGTGTGGCGCGCTTGGCTGCCCTGCTGGGCCGCCCCGCCCTGCCGCTAAACCCGGCCCACGGCCTCGAGGGCCCCATGACGGTGGCGGTGATCGACGAGCAGTGGTGCATCGGCTGCACCCTGTGCCTCAAAGCCTGCCCGACCGACGCCATCGTGGGCGCGCACAAGCGCATGCACACCGTAATCGACGCCTATTGCACCGGCTGCGATCTGTGCCTGCCGGTGTGCCCGGTGGACTGCATTCAGATGGTTCCGGTGGCGGCCGCAAATGGCGCTCAAGGCGATCAAGGTATCCACGGCACGGCCTCCACGGCCACCGGCTGGGCCGCTTGGAGCCCGGCGCAAGCCGAGCAAGCCCGCCAGCGCTACATTGCCCGCCAAGCGCGCCTGCAGCGCACCGAGGCAGCGCACCAAGCGCGCCTGCTGGCCAAAGCCGAGGCCAAACTGGCCGACCTGCCCGCGCACTCCAAACACACCGACCCGGTGGTGCTGGAGCGTAAACGCACACTCGTCGAGGCGGCGCTGGCGCGCGCTCGGGCGGCTCAGGCCGCCAAGATGCAAGAGCGGTTGCCTCGATCCGAGGCCAACGAAGGCAAGGCCCATCAAGCTTAGCAGTAACGAGCAGAGCTGCCACAAAAAGCGGCTACTCAGCAGCGGGAATCAAGCAGCCACTTGATCGGGTGCCGGCTGCGGCGCCTCGGGCGCGGCGCCCTGCGCGCGCAGCCCCAGGCGGGCAAACAAGGCGCGGTCGCGCGCGGCCTGCGGGTTGGCGGTGGTGAGCAGCCGATCGCCATAAAAAATCGAATTCGCCCCGGCGGCAAAGCACAGCGCCTGCAGCGCGTCTTCCATCTGCTCGCGCCCGGCCGACAGCCGCACCAACGCACGCGGCATGGTGATGCGCGCCGCGGCGATGGTGCGCACGAACTCGAACGGGTCGATCGGCGCGGCGTCGGCCAAGGGGGTGCCGGGCATGGGCACCAGGTTGTTGATCGGCACCGACTCGGGGTAGGGCTCGAGGTTGGCCAACTGCGCCAGCAAGCCGGCGCGTTGCGCCCGCGTTTCGCCCATGCCGACGATGCCGCCACTGCAGACCTTGATGCCGGCCGAGCGCACGTGCTCGAGCGTGTCGAGCCGGTCTTGGTAGGTGCGCGTGCTGATGATCTGGCCGTAAAAATCGGGCGCGCTGTCGAGGTTGTGGTTGTAGTAATCGAGCCCGGCGGCTTTGAGCTGCTGCGCCTGCTCGGCCTCGAGCATGCCCAGCGTCATGCAGGTTTCGAGCCCGAGCGCGCGCACGCCCTGCACCATTTCGGTCACGCGCTGCAGATCGCGCATCTTGGGGCTGCGCCAAGCCGCGCCCATGCAAAAGCGGCTCGCGCCTTGGGCCTTGGCGGCGCTGGCGGCTTGCAACACCTCGTCGAGCGGCAGCAGCTTGCTGGCCTCGACGCCGGTGTCGAAATGCGCCGACTGCGGGCAGTAGCCGCAGTCTTCGGCACAGCCGCCGGTCTTGATCGAGAGCAGGGTCGAGAGCTGCACCGCGTTGGGGTCGAAATGCTGCCGGTGCACCTGCTGCGCCTGGTGCAACAAGTCCATGAAAGGCAACGCAAACAGGGCTTCGATGGCGGCCACCGACCAGCGCGGCGCCGCAGTGGCTTGGGCAGCTGTGTCGGCAGCCTTGGTGGCCGCGTGGCGGGCGTCTGCACCCGGCGCAGAGCCGCCGGCACGGCGCAGGGCAGAGACATCGATCGGGGTGGCGCAAGTGCTCATAGGGTGGGTTCGTAGGGCTAAAAAGTTGGTCTTAGGCTGGCGGTAGGCCAAAGAGGCGGCGCAGTGCGGCGTCATCTAGGTGCGCGGCCGCCGCTTGGGCCATTTGGGCTGCACCAGCTGGAGCCAAGCGCGGCAGCACGCCCAAGCACGGGCTCTTGTGGCGGCGGGCAAACTCGTGCCGCAGCGTGGCGATGTTCTCGGTCAAAAAAGGCATGTCGGGGTCGAGCGTGTTGGCCACCCAGCCGCCTAGGCGCAGGCCGCGCGCACGGATGGCTTCGGCGGTGAGCAGCGCGTGGTTGATGCAGCCCAAGCGCAGCCCCACCACCAGCACCAGCGGCAGGCCGAGGGCGCGCATCAGGTCGGAGCTGTCCCAGTCCGGGCCCAGCGGCACGCACAGGCCGCCGGCGCCTTCGGCCACCACACAGTCCACCTGCTGCGCCAGCGCGTGGGCGCCGTCGCGCAAGGCGGCGAAGTCGATCTGCCGGCCCTCGAGCGCGGCCGCAATGTGCGGTGCACAAGCGGTGCGCAGCTGCAGCGGCCCCACCTGCTCGGGGCGCACCCCGGGCCAGCCTGCGGCCCACAGGGTTTGCACGTCTTCGTTGAGCCAGCGGCCGTCCACCTGCTCCATGCCCGAGGCCACCGCTTTGTAGCCGGCCGCGCGCAGGCCTTGCGCACCCAGCCAATGCAGCAAGCCGGCGCTGACGCGGGTTTTGCCGACTTCGGTGTCGGTGCCGGTGACGAAGCAGCCTTTCAGGAGCTGGCGGGGCGGCTGACCGGGGGTGTGACCGGCAGAGGGTGGAAGGGTCATGAAGGCAGTTCCTGCAAAGACGCGGCCAGCGCCGCCAACAAACGGTCCAGTTCGGCCTGGGTGTGGCTGGCGCTGAAGGTCAGCCGCAGGCGCGCGCTGCCCTCGGGCACCGAGGGCGGGCGAATGGCCGGCACGCGCAGGCCACGCGCCTGCAAGGCGGCGTCTAGGCTCAGCGCACGAGCATTATCGCCGACGATCAGCGGCTGGATCGGGGTGCGCGACTCGAGCAGGTGCAGCCGCGTCGGCGCCCCGCCCTGCCCGCGCTCCATAGGCTCCAGCAGGGCTTGCACGCCAGCGCGCCAGCGCCCGATCAGGGCCTCGAGGTGTGCGCGGCGCACGGCGCCATCGGAGCCCTCGATCAAATCCAGGCTGCTCTGCAGGGCGTGCGCCAGCGCAGGCGGCAGCGCCGTGGTGTAGATGTAGGTGCGGCCGCGCTGCAGCAGCCACTCGACGATGCTGGGGTGCGCGGCCACGAACGCCCCGTAGGCGCCCGCCGCCTTGCCCAGCGTGCCCATATAGATCAGGCGCTCGCTGCGCAGTCCAAAGTGCTCTAGGCTGCCGTGTCCGCGCGCGCCCAGCACGCCAAAGCCGTGCGCGTCATCGACGATCAGCCAGGCATCGTGCTGCTCGGCCAGTTGCAGCAGTGCCGGCAGGTCGGCCAAGTCGCCGTCCATGCTGAACACGGCGTCGGTGACGATGAGTTTGAGCGGCGTGCTGCAGCTTTGCAACTGCTGCGCCAGCGCGGCGAGATCGGCATGGGGATAGCGCTGCACCGCGGCTTTGGACAGGCGCGCGCCGTCAATCAGCGAGGCGTGGTTGAGCTGGTCGCAAAACAGCGTGCTCGAGGCGTCGCCCAGGGCCGTGAGCAGCGCGAGGTTGGCCGCATAACCGCTGCCAAAGAGCAGCGCGCGCGCGCCCGGTATGTGCGCCGCCTGCCAAGCCGCCAGCCGCTCTTCGAGCGCCGCATGGGCTTGGGTGTGGCCGCTCACCAGATGCGAAGCGCCGCTGCCCACACCCCAGCGCCGGGCGCCGTCGGCCAGCGCTTGCGCCAGCGCCGGATGGTTGGCCAACCCAAGGTAGTCGTTGCTGCAAAAGGCCAGCAGCGGGGCCGCGCTACCTTGCAACTGCAGCTGCGGCTGGCACGGTGTGGTTTGGATGCGCAAGCGCCGCCGCAGCGCCGCGGCGTCGAGCTCAAGCAACTGACGGTTCAGGTGTGCGATCAGCATCGGGGGGCAGTGTGGCGCCGAGGCCAGCAGCCAGCGCGGGGTTCAGGGTCTCGTTCAGGGTATCGATCAGGCGTGCGCCCAGCCAGCGCGCCAGTGCTTCATCGAGCACGTAGGGCGGCATCAAGTAGACGGTGCGCCCGATCGGGCGCAGCAGCAACTCGTGCTGGCGCCCGACCAGGTGCAGGCGCTCGGCAAAGCGCACCGGCGCGTGTTCGGCGCGCACATCGAAAGCCCAGATCATGCCGCAGCGGCGCAGATGCTCGAGGCGCGGGTCGTGCGCCAGGGTGCTCAGCGCCGCATCGAGCACCGCCGCCACGCGCGCGTTGTCGCCCAGCACATCGCGCTGCTCAAAGCGATCGAGCACCGCCAGCGCGGCGCGGCAGGCCAGCGCGTTGCCGCTGTAGGAGTGCGAGTGCAGGAAGCCGCGTGCCACCTCGTCGCTCAAAAAGGCGCGGTAGATGGCGTCGCGGCACAATACCACCGACAGTGGCAGGAAGCCGCCGGTGATGCCCTTCGAGAGGCACAGCAGATCGGGCCAGATACCGGCTTGCTCGCAGGCAAAAAAGCTGCCGGTGCGGCCAAAGCCGACGGCGATTTCGTCGGCGATCAGATGCACCTGGTAGCGCTCGCACAGCGCGCGCGCACGGCGCAGGTAGTGCGGGTGGTGCATGGCCATGCCGGCCGCGCCCTGCACCAGCGGCTCCACGATCAGCGCCGCGATGTGGGCGTGGCGCTGCGCCAGCAGGGCTTCGAGCGCGGCCGCGGCGCGCTCGGCCACGGCGGCGGCGTCTGCACCCGGCAAGGCCAAGCGCGCATCGGGCGAGGGCACGAGGTGCGCGCCGCCATAGAGCAGCGGCGCGTAGGCGTGGCGAAACACCGGCACGTCGGTCACGGCCAGCGCGCCCAAGGTCTCGCCGTGGTAGCCGCCTTGCAGGCAGACGAATTCGCGCTTGTCCGGCTGGCCGCGGTTGCTCCAGTGGTGCATGCTCATCTTGAGCGCGATTTCCACCGCCGAAGCGCCGTCGCTGGCAAAGAACAGGTGCCCGAGCTCGCCGCCGGTGCGTGCGCTCAGGCGCTCGGCCAGCTCCACCGCCGGCGCGTGGGTGCAGCCGGCCAGCATCACGTGCGGCATCTGGTCGAGCTGGGCCTTGATGGCGGCGCCGATGCCGGGGTCGGCGTGGCCAAACAGGTTCACCCACCAGCTGCTGCTGGTGTCGAAGTAGCGCCGGCCCTCGTGGTCGTGCAGCCAGGGGCCGCTGGCGCGCGCCACGGCCAGCGGCGGCACGGCGGCGGCGCGCTGCATCTGGGTGCAGGGGTGCCAGACGCTGGCCAGACTGCGCTGCTGCCAGCTGGCGTTGGGCGAGTCGGCCGCAGGCTCCAAGGTGCGCGCAGCAGCACCATCGGCTCCGGCATCGCAGGGGGTTTGCATCAAGATGAATCGCTAGTTGCTGGTGTGCCGGATGATAACGCTGCGCAACCGCAACCCCTCAGCCCAGCAAATCGCGGATCTGCTGCAGCACCGCCGGGTCGTCCATGGTGCTCAGGTCGCCGGGGTCGCGGCCCTCGCACACCGCCTGCATGGCGCGGCGCAGCAGCTTGCCCGAGCGCGTCTTGGGCAGCGTGCCCACAAAACAAACCCGCGCCGGGCGCGCCACGGCCCCCAGCTGCGCATCCACGATCTGCATGAGGGCTTGCTCTTGCTCCCGTGCCTGCTCGGCCGAAGCCGCCAGCGCCGGGTTTTTGAGCACGGCAAAAGCCATCGCCACCTGGCCCTTGAGCGCGTCAGCGCGGCCCACCACCGCCACCTCGGCCACGTTGGGGTGGCTGGCGATGGCCTCCTCGATCTCGCGCGTGCCCAGCCGGTGGCCGGCGACGTTGATCACGTCGTCGGTGCGGCCTAGGATGAAGGTGTAGCCCTCGGCGTCGCGCAGGCCCCAATCGAAGGTGTTGTAGAGGCTGCGGCCCTGGATGCTGGACCAGTAAGTTTTGAGGTAGCGCTCGTCGTCGCCCCAAACGGTTTGCAGGCAGCCCGGCGGCAGCGGCCCGGCGATGGCCAGCACGCCCTTGTGGTTGGGCTCGGTGATGTCGGCCCCGGTGAGCTCGTCGATCAGGCGCACGTCAAAGCCATAGACAGCGCGCCCCGGTGAGCCGATCTTGCCCACCGCCGTGGGTTCGACGCCGCTGCACAGCGCCAGAATCGGCCAACCGGTCTCGGTCTGCCAGTAGTTGTCGATGATCGGTTTGTTGATGGCGGCGCCGATCCAGCTGGCGGTGGGTTCGTCCAGCGGCTCGCCGGCCAAAAACAGGGCCTTGAGGCTGGAGAGGTCGTAGCGGCTCAGGTAGGCGGGATCTTGCTTTTTGAGCACGCGCGCCGCCGTGGGGGCCGAGAACATCACGCTCACGCGGTACTTTTCCACCAACTGCCACCAGATGCCGGCGTCGGGGCGGATCGGCAGCCCCTCGTACATCAGCGTCGCCATGCCGTAGAGCAGCGGGCCGTAAATGATGTAGCTGTGCCCCACCACCCAGCCGATGTCCGAGGTGGCAAAGAAGGTTTGGCCCGGCTCGCCGAGGTAGATGTGGCGCATCGAGGCCGCCAGCGCCACCGCGTAGCCGCCGGTGTCGCGCTGCACGCCTTTGGGCTTGCCGGTGGTGCCGCTGGTGTAGAGGATGTAGCTCGGCTCGCTGCTCTCGAGCCACTCGCACGGCACTTGGGCGTGCAAACAGCGCTCGCGCGCGGCGGCGTAATCCACATCGCGCCCCGGCACCGGGTGCAGCTCGGCCAGGCCGCGGTTGACCATCAGCACCTGCTTGGGCGGGTGCTGGCTCAGGCGCAGCGCTTCGTCGAGCAAGGGCTGGTAGGGCAGCACCTTGCCGGCGCGCATGCCGGCGTCGGCCGTGACGATCAGGGCCGGGCGCGCGTCGTCGATGCGGCTGGCCAGCGCGTGGCTGGCAAAACCGCCAAAAACCACCGAATGGATGACCCCGATGCGCACGCAAGCCAGCATGGCAAAGGCGGCCTCGGCGATCATGGGCATGTAGATCAGCACCCGGTCGCCCTTGCGCACGCCCAAATCGAGCAAGATGGCGGCCATGCGCTGCACCTCGGCGTGCAGCTCGCGGTAGCTGTACACCCGCTCGGCCCCGGTTTCCGACGACACGCAGATGAGCGCGTTTTGCTCGGCGCGCTCGGCCAAGTGCCGATCGACCGCGTTGTGGCACAGGTTGGTGCGTCCGCCCACGAACCAGCGCGCAAAAGCCGGGTTGCGGGCGTCGCAGACTTGCTCGAAGGGCTGCTGCCAGTCGATCAGTTGCGCCTGCTCGGCCCAAAAGGCCTCGCGCTCGTCGATCGAGCGGCGGTAAAAATCGGCGTATGGCGTGCTGGGGGAAGTGGGGTCGGTGGCGTGGCTGGCGGGCATGGGGTCTCCTGAGGCGGTCAACGCGGCGGCTGCTTTGAGCGGCTGGGCACGAAAAACTTCACAATTTTGACCGCATGGCTTGCGTGTGCCTGACGCCCAGCTCAAAAATAGCGCCGCACATCAAGCAGCCAAGGCGCCAGAGCCAAAGCGCTGGCGCGGCCACGGCCTCAGGGTGCTACAAGCACAAACTGGAACTGCCCCGGGGCCTGAATCGGATCGACATCGACGCCGATCGTGCTCTTGGGGGCAAAGCGCCCCTCGAGTATCTGGCGCGACAGCGGGTTTTCGATCCGTTGCTGGATCGCGCGCTTGAGCGGACGCGCCCCAAACACCGGGTCGAAGCCCACCTTGGCCAGCTCGGCCAGCGCGGCCTCGCTCACTTGCAAACCCAGTTCGAGCCGCGCCAAGCGCTCGGTGAGCACCTGCAGCTGGATGCGGGCGATGCGCACGATGTGCCCGGCGTCGAGGCCGTGGAACAGCACGGTTTCGTCGATGCGGTTGAGGAACTCGGGGCGGAAGTGGTTTTTCAGTTCGCCCCACACCGCCTCTTTGATGTCGTCGGGGTCTTGCCCGACCATGGCTTGGATGAGGGGCGAGCCGATGTTGCTAGTCATGACGATGACGGCATTTTTGAAGTCCACCGTGCGCCCTTGGCCGTCGGTCAGGCGGCCGTCGTCGAGCACTTGCAGCAGCACGTTGAACACATCTGGGTGTGCTTTTTCTACCTCGTCGAGCAAGATCACGCTGTAGGGCTTGCGCCGCACCGCTTCGGTCAGATATCCGCCCTCTTCGTAACCGACGTAGCCCGGCGGGGCCCCGATCAGGCGCGCCACCGAGTGCTTTTCCATGAACTCGCTCATGTCGATGCGGATCAGGTGCTCCTCGGTGTCGAACAAAAACGCCGCCAGCGCCTTGCACAGCTCGGTCTTGCCCACGCCGGTGGGGCCCAGAAACAGAAAACTGCCCAGCGGCCGGTTCGGGTCGGACAGGCCCGCGCGGCTGCGCCGGATGGCGTTGGCCACGGCCACGATGGCCTCGTCTTGCCCGACCACGCGCTGGTGCAGCTTGTCTTCCATTTGCAGCAGCTTGTCGCGCTCGCCCTGCATCAGCTTGGCCACCGGGATGCCGGTGGCGCGCGCCACCACTTCGGCGATCTCTTCGGCCCCCACTTGGGTGCGCAGCAGCCGTGGCCCGCTGGCGCTGCCGTCGCCGGCGGCCTCCTTGGCTTGGGCCTCGCGCAGGCGTTTTTCAAGCTCGGGCAGGCGCCCGTACTGCAGCTCGGCGACCTTGTTGAAGTCGCCCTTGCGCGTCCAGTCCTCGATCTGGATTTTGATCTGCTCGATGTCTTTGCGCACTTGGTCGGAGCCTTGGGCGCTGGCTTTTTCGCTTTTCCAGAGTTCCTCGAGGTCGGCGGCTTCGCGCTCGAGCTTGGCGATTTCTTCTTCGATCAAGGTCATGCGCTTCTGGCTGGCTTCGTCTTTTTCTTTGCGCACCGCCTCGCGCTCGATTTTGAGCTGGATGATGCGCCGATCGAGTTTGTCCATGACCTCGGGCTTGGAGTCGATCTCGATCTTGATCTTGGCCGCGGCTTCGTCGATCAGGTCGATGGCCTTGTCGGGCAAGAAGCGGTCGGTGATGTAGCGCTGGCTCAGTTCGGCAGCAGCAACGATGGCCGGATCCGTGATCTCGACGCCGTGGTGCACCTCGTACTTTTCTTGCAGGCCGCGCAGAATGGCGATGGTGGCCTCGACCGTGGGCTCATCGACCAGCACGCGCTGGAAGCGG
This sequence is a window from Serpentinimonas maccroryi. Protein-coding genes within it:
- a CDS encoding NnrS family protein is translated as MELKPRLQRMGAGLTFEALRLFFPLAALHAALWPLLWVLLLGYTLPSAAGMPAALWHGKEMIYGAFGAALIGFVLSAMPEWTGTARLSGRALWALASAWLLARLIGLWGAEALLPLAAALDALLYGGLAAYASWLAWRRPVARLWAFAGWLWAFAAVALGLRFAFWHDDVALASAALHAAVLVFLALMALSLARILPAVLNLVLDPTQASTPFRPHPGRRNLAAGLVAVALAAHLLGLSNAVQAFLLLGAGAAFLDRIGDTFIGWRFFRPEVLVLAGAAALAGIGLILMGLGRLGSGAAALAGLHVTVMGGLGLAVIGVLAVAGRLHTGQSVQLPPSAVAAALLLVAATALRAAPALGMDATWAYAAASVLWAASFLLWLTGYLPAMADPARRAHDKCG
- a CDS encoding amino acid aminotransferase; translation: MSLFAAVEMAPRDPILGLNEQFAADPNPHKVNLGVGVYYDDNGKLPLLQCVQQAERAMLEHPAARGYLPIDGIAAYDNAVKALVFGADSEPVRSGRIATVQAIGGTGGLKIGADFLRKLKPGAQVLISDPSWENHRALFTSAGFDVGSYAYYDAKRLGIDFEGMLASLQAASPGSIVLLHACCHNPTGYDLSPEQWDRVVAVLQARGHTPFLDMAYQGFGHGIAEDGAVIQKFIQSGLDCFVATSFSKSFSLYGERVGALSVLCQSKDEAARVLSQLKLVIRTNYSNPPTHGGAIVAVVLNDPTLRALWERELAEMRLRIQSMRARLVAGLKAAGVQRDMGFITQQIGMFSYSGLSKEQMVRLRSEFGVYGTDTGRMCVAALNSKNIDYVCRSIAAVL
- a CDS encoding polyhydroxyalkanoate depolymerase — protein: MLYQIYENQRSLIEPFSDFAQMTAKLFANPLSPLGQVPMAQRIAAAYDLVHRLGKDYEKPEFGIRHVDIEGQHVAIDERIEIDKPFCELRRFKRFSDHPATLTRLKTQPVVLIVAPLSGHYATLLRDTVRTMLREHKVYITDWKNARMVPLSEGDFHLDDYVNYVQEFIRHLQQKYGNCHVISVCQPTVPVLAGVSLMASRGELAPLSMTMMGGPIDARKSPTSVNNLAAQRSFEWFENNVIYRVPASFPGAGRRVYPGFLQHSGFIAMNPDRHASSHYDYFRDLIKGDNESAEAHRQFYDEYNAVLDMDAHYYLETINTVFQEFKLVNGTWDVRNEQGALERVRPQDIKHTGLLTIEGELDDISGCGQTHAAHGLCTGIEDPKQRHFEVPGAGHYGIFSGRRWREQVYPVVKAFIVEHEPKSAAGIEAARLGAAELDDGDSDETAAAAAPTAPSSPTRGRTARKPAAGD
- the rsxB gene encoding electron transport complex subunit RsxB, producing MTDSLVEHLDALLPQTQCRRCGYPDCRSYAQALAAGTAEINQCPPGGEEGVARLAALLGRPALPLNPAHGLEGPMTVAVIDEQWCIGCTLCLKACPTDAIVGAHKRMHTVIDAYCTGCDLCLPVCPVDCIQMVPVAAANGAQGDQGIHGTASTATGWAAWSPAQAEQARQRYIARQARLQRTEAAHQARLLAKAEAKLADLPAHSKHTDPVVLERKRTLVEAALARARAAQAAKMQERLPRSEANEGKAHQA
- the bioB gene encoding biotin synthase BioB, producing MSTCATPIDVSALRRAGGSAPGADARHAATKAADTAAQATAAPRWSVAAIEALFALPFMDLLHQAQQVHRQHFDPNAVQLSTLLSIKTGGCAEDCGYCPQSAHFDTGVEASKLLPLDEVLQAASAAKAQGASRFCMGAAWRSPKMRDLQRVTEMVQGVRALGLETCMTLGMLEAEQAQQLKAAGLDYYNHNLDSAPDFYGQIISTRTYQDRLDTLEHVRSAGIKVCSGGIVGMGETRAQRAGLLAQLANLEPYPESVPINNLVPMPGTPLADAAPIDPFEFVRTIAAARITMPRALVRLSAGREQMEDALQALCFAAGANSIFYGDRLLTTANPQAARDRALFARLGLRAQGAAPEAPQPAPDQVAA
- the bioD gene encoding dethiobiotin synthase codes for the protein MTLPPSAGHTPGQPPRQLLKGCFVTGTDTEVGKTRVSAGLLHWLGAQGLRAAGYKAVASGMEQVDGRWLNEDVQTLWAAGWPGVRPEQVGPLQLRTACAPHIAAALEGRQIDFAALRDGAHALAQQVDCVVAEGAGGLCVPLGPDWDSSDLMRALGLPLVLVVGLRLGCINHALLTAEAIRARGLRLGGWVANTLDPDMPFLTENIATLRHEFARRHKSPCLGVLPRLAPAGAAQMAQAAAAHLDDAALRRLFGLPPA